The Hymenobacter sp. DG01 genome has a segment encoding these proteins:
- a CDS encoding CZB domain-containing protein yields the protein MTNDLKQDFESALVKHLLFKSKLRSFLYGSGTSEAPIRDPQACSFGQWITDKALPDYGHLPETRELDRVHVRMHQVANRLMDLHQNGQKEEAITGLAEMNTIADHITNLLRTMEQKLRGSR from the coding sequence ATGACCAACGACCTCAAACAGGACTTCGAATCAGCGCTTGTCAAGCATCTGCTGTTTAAGTCGAAACTTCGGTCCTTTCTCTACGGCAGCGGTACGAGTGAGGCGCCCATCCGCGACCCGCAAGCCTGCAGCTTCGGGCAATGGATTACTGACAAAGCCCTGCCGGACTACGGGCACCTGCCCGAAACCCGGGAACTGGACCGCGTCCATGTTCGGATGCACCAAGTAGCCAACCGCCTCATGGATCTGCACCAGAACGGGCAGAAGGAGGAGGCCATTACGGGGCTGGCCGAAATGAACACCATAGCCGACCATATTACCAATCTGCTGCGTACCATGGAGCAGAAACTCCGCGGGAGCCGGTAA
- the gcvT gene encoding glycine cleavage system aminomethyltransferase GcvT, giving the protein MSETLKTVPLNDVHQQLGAKMVPFAGYNMPVRYSSDLDEHHTVRRAVGIFDVSHMGEFRVRGPQALPLIQRVTSNDASKLTPGKAQYSCLPNQEGGIVDDLLVYMLGEEDYLLVVNASNIEKDWNWIQQFNQDGAEMQNVSDDISLFAVQGPKAIAALQPLTDADLSSIPYYSFVQGTFAGAPDVIISATGYTGAGGFELYVPNEHAQQVWEKIMEAGQPHGLKPIGLGARDTLRLEMGYCLYGNDITDETSPLEAGLGWITKFTKDFTNADNLKKQKEAGVERKLVGFLMDGPGIPRGHYELVNEAGEKIGDVTSGTQSPSLSKGIGLGYVKTELSAPGSKIFVQVRGKQLPATVVKLPFVKGTEEA; this is encoded by the coding sequence ATGTCTGAAACGCTCAAAACCGTTCCGCTCAATGATGTGCACCAGCAGCTAGGTGCCAAAATGGTGCCTTTCGCGGGCTATAACATGCCCGTGCGCTACTCCTCCGACCTCGACGAGCACCACACCGTGCGGCGCGCCGTGGGCATTTTCGACGTGTCGCACATGGGCGAGTTCCGGGTGCGCGGCCCCCAGGCCCTACCCCTCATCCAGCGCGTAACCTCCAACGACGCCAGCAAGCTCACGCCCGGTAAAGCCCAGTACAGCTGCCTGCCCAACCAGGAAGGCGGCATCGTGGACGATTTGCTGGTGTACATGCTGGGTGAGGAAGACTACTTGCTGGTGGTCAATGCCTCGAACATCGAGAAGGACTGGAACTGGATTCAGCAGTTCAACCAGGACGGCGCCGAGATGCAGAACGTATCGGACGACATTAGCCTGTTCGCGGTGCAGGGCCCCAAGGCCATTGCCGCCCTGCAGCCCCTCACCGATGCCGACCTGAGCAGCATTCCGTACTACTCCTTCGTGCAGGGCACCTTCGCTGGCGCGCCCGACGTCATCATCTCGGCCACGGGCTACACCGGGGCGGGCGGCTTCGAGCTGTACGTACCCAACGAGCACGCCCAGCAAGTGTGGGAGAAAATTATGGAAGCCGGTCAGCCCCACGGCCTCAAGCCCATTGGCCTGGGTGCCCGCGACACGCTGCGCCTGGAAATGGGCTACTGCCTCTACGGCAACGACATCACCGACGAAACCTCGCCCCTGGAAGCCGGCTTGGGCTGGATTACTAAGTTCACCAAGGATTTCACCAACGCCGACAACCTGAAAAAGCAGAAGGAAGCCGGTGTGGAACGCAAGCTGGTGGGCTTCCTGATGGACGGCCCCGGCATTCCGCGCGGCCACTACGAGCTGGTAAACGAAGCCGGCGAGAAAATCGGGGACGTCACCAGTGGTACCCAGTCGCCGAGCCTGAGCAAGGGCATTGGCCTAGGTTACGTGAAAACTGAGCTGAGCGCGCCGGGTAGCAAGATTTTCGTGCAGGTACGCGGCAAGCAGCTGCCCGCTACGGTTGTGAAGCTGCCCTTCGTGAAAGGCACCGAGGAAGCGTAA